The Microbacterium sp. Nx66 genome contains a region encoding:
- a CDS encoding alanine/glycine:cation symporter family protein yields the protein MLTWGDNLWTWIVLPIVVLLGLYFTIRSGVVQFRLIPEMFRTLKDRTPRTESGEPQSVSSFQAFTISAASRVGVGNIAGVGTAIAIGGPGAVFWMWLMAFIGGASAFIESSLAQLYKRRDRDGFIGGPAYYMQRGLGARWMGVLFAVILIICFPIAFSSLQANTIQATIAGSLGGESAAWLPWVTGGALALLMGLVIFGGVRRIASVTQTLVPIMALLYLLLGVVIVAMHIERLPGVFATIFLEAFGPNEVVGAALGYIILTGVKRGMFSNEAGLGSAPNAGASAAVTHPVKQGLVQTLGVYFDTFLVCSITAFIILVSVPDLAGAERGIGLTQGAVVSALGTWSNILLIVIIFLLAFSSILGNYYYGQTNVEFITSRTGVLLGYRLFAIAAVFAGALVSADVVWNFADGAMGFMALVNLVAIALLSGIAFKLLKDYTQQRREGLDPVFTRARLPEVSGIEVWEDELSVTGPIDLPASRRR from the coding sequence CTGCTGACCTGGGGCGACAACCTGTGGACATGGATCGTCCTTCCGATCGTCGTCCTCCTCGGGCTCTACTTCACGATTCGCTCGGGCGTCGTGCAGTTCCGTTTGATTCCGGAGATGTTCCGCACTCTGAAGGATCGAACGCCCCGCACGGAGAGCGGCGAGCCTCAATCGGTCTCCTCCTTTCAGGCATTCACCATCTCCGCCGCTTCACGAGTGGGCGTCGGCAACATCGCGGGAGTGGGAACCGCGATCGCGATCGGCGGTCCCGGCGCGGTCTTCTGGATGTGGCTGATGGCATTCATCGGTGGAGCGTCCGCGTTCATCGAGTCCTCGCTGGCACAGCTGTACAAGAGGCGCGATAGGGACGGGTTCATCGGCGGCCCCGCCTACTACATGCAACGCGGACTCGGAGCGCGATGGATGGGCGTGCTTTTCGCCGTCATCCTCATCATCTGCTTCCCCATCGCTTTCAGCTCGTTGCAGGCGAACACCATCCAGGCGACGATCGCGGGCAGCCTCGGCGGAGAGTCTGCTGCCTGGCTGCCGTGGGTCACCGGCGGCGCACTCGCACTGCTCATGGGGCTCGTCATCTTCGGGGGCGTGCGCCGCATCGCCTCCGTCACCCAGACGCTGGTCCCGATCATGGCACTGCTGTATCTGCTTCTCGGCGTGGTGATCGTCGCGATGCACATCGAGCGCCTTCCCGGAGTCTTCGCCACGATCTTCCTCGAAGCCTTCGGCCCGAACGAGGTCGTCGGCGCAGCGCTCGGCTACATCATCCTCACCGGCGTCAAGAGGGGGATGTTCTCCAACGAAGCCGGACTGGGGTCGGCCCCCAACGCAGGAGCGAGCGCGGCGGTGACGCACCCGGTCAAACAAGGTCTCGTGCAGACGCTGGGCGTGTACTTCGACACCTTCCTCGTCTGCTCGATCACCGCGTTCATCATCCTGGTCTCGGTTCCAGACCTGGCCGGCGCCGAACGCGGCATCGGGCTGACGCAGGGCGCGGTCGTCAGCGCGCTGGGCACCTGGTCGAACATCCTCCTGATCGTCATCATCTTCCTGCTCGCGTTCAGCTCGATCCTCGGCAACTACTACTACGGGCAGACCAACGTGGAGTTCATCACCTCCCGCACCGGAGTCCTGCTCGGCTATCGTCTTTTCGCGATCGCCGCAGTGTTCGCTGGGGCCCTCGTCTCCGCCGATGTCGTGTGGAACTTCGCCGACGGCGCGATGGGATTCATGGCCCTCGTCAACCTCGTCGCGATCGCGCTGCTGTCCGGAATCGCCTTCAAGCTGTTGAAGGACTACACCCAGCAACGACGAGAAGGGCTGGACCCGGTCTTCACGAGGGCACGTCTTCCCGAGGTCAGCGGGATCGAGGTCTGGGAGGACGAGTTGTCGGTCACGGGGCCGATCGATCTCCCCGCGTCGCGTCGGCGATGA